One Bosea sp. 685 DNA segment encodes these proteins:
- a CDS encoding SpoVR family protein, with product MEPLFEGADWSFTTLQRIHDACQEIALSELGLDVYPNQIEVITAEQMLDAYSSTGMPLFYKHWSFGKHFAHHEAFYRKGLRDLAYEIVINSSPCVSYLMEENTATMQTLVIAHAAFGHNHFFKNNYLFKTWTDAEGILDYLDFAKGYIARCEERHGQAAVERTLDAAHALMSHGVHRYPGKSKLDLRQEERRERERRAHEEQIFNDLWRTVPAGPSKSALDLGAERRRTVLGLPQDNLLYFLEKSAPRLQAWQREILRIVRHVAQYFHPQRQTKVMNEGTATYVHYRIMTRLHEKQAISDGNFLEFLTSHSNVVFQPAFDHPRFPGFNPYALGFAMMQDLERIVTNPEAEDREWFPDIAGSGDAMAVLRDIWANYRDESFISQFLSPRLMRQMRMFHICDDPARTEGVVVEAIHDEAGYRRIRRQLAREYDISWTDPNIEVVDVDLAGDRRLLLRHTVVNGCLLQDTAATHVLQHIADLWSYDVRLQEVDPTGTVLKEHVASPRAMTRAA from the coding sequence ATGGAACCGCTTTTCGAGGGAGCTGATTGGAGCTTCACCACGCTCCAGCGGATCCACGACGCCTGCCAGGAGATCGCGCTCTCCGAACTCGGCCTGGATGTCTACCCGAACCAGATCGAGGTCATCACGGCCGAGCAGATGCTCGACGCCTACTCCTCCACCGGCATGCCGCTGTTCTACAAGCATTGGTCCTTCGGCAAGCATTTCGCCCATCACGAGGCATTCTACCGCAAAGGCCTGAGGGATCTGGCCTACGAGATCGTCATCAACAGCTCGCCCTGCGTGTCCTACCTCATGGAGGAGAACACGGCGACGATGCAGACGCTGGTCATCGCGCATGCCGCCTTCGGCCATAACCATTTCTTCAAGAACAACTATCTGTTCAAGACCTGGACCGACGCGGAAGGCATCCTCGACTATCTCGACTTCGCCAAGGGCTATATCGCGCGCTGCGAGGAGCGCCACGGCCAGGCGGCCGTCGAGCGGACGCTGGACGCGGCGCACGCGCTGATGTCCCACGGCGTCCACCGCTATCCCGGCAAGAGCAAGCTCGACCTGCGCCAGGAGGAAAGGCGCGAGCGCGAGCGCCGTGCGCATGAGGAGCAGATCTTCAACGACCTCTGGCGCACCGTGCCGGCCGGCCCCAGCAAGAGCGCCCTGGATCTCGGCGCCGAGCGGCGCCGCACCGTGCTTGGGCTACCGCAGGACAATCTGCTCTATTTCCTGGAGAAATCCGCCCCCCGCCTGCAGGCCTGGCAGCGCGAGATCCTGCGGATCGTGCGTCATGTCGCGCAGTATTTTCATCCGCAGCGACAGACCAAGGTGATGAACGAGGGCACCGCGACCTATGTCCATTACCGCATCATGACGCGGCTGCACGAGAAGCAAGCGATCAGCGACGGCAACTTCCTCGAATTTCTCACCTCGCATTCCAATGTCGTGTTTCAGCCAGCCTTCGACCATCCGAGGTTTCCCGGCTTCAATCCCTATGCGCTCGGCTTCGCGATGATGCAGGACCTGGAACGGATCGTGACCAATCCCGAAGCGGAAGATCGCGAGTGGTTTCCCGATATCGCCGGCAGCGGGGACGCGATGGCCGTCCTGCGCGACATCTGGGCCAATTACCGCGACGAGAGCTTCATCAGCCAGTTCCTGAGCCCGCGCCTGATGCGGCAGATGCGCATGTTCCACATTTGCGACGACCCGGCGCGGACCGAAGGCGTGGTGGTCGAGGCGATCCATGACGAGGCCGGCTATCGCCGAATCCGCCGCCAGCTCGCCCGCGAATACGACATCAGCTGGACCGACCCCAATATCGAGGTCGTCGATGTCGACCTCGCCGGCGACCGGCGCCTGCTTCTGCGTCATACCGTCGTGAATGGATGCCTGCTTCAGGACACGGCCGCGACGCATGTGCTCCAGCACATTGCCGATCTCTGGAGCTATGATGTCCGGCTCCAGGAGGTCGACCCCACAGGCACGGTCCTGAAGGAACACGTGGCCAGCCCGCGCGCCATGACCCGCGCGGCCTGA
- a CDS encoding LysR family transcriptional regulator, with translation MNIRMHKEIASITEADLRLMRIFRVVAESGGLTAAETKLHMERSTISRHIKALEERLGGQLCMRGPAGFELTELGRTTLRASITACDTLDHVRDELNLARSVMTGDLMIGLADNCLSNPRARIVSAVAAFRLQAPGVRLHMSIRPPAQLLEDLATRHLHLCVTGMPGEHGKFTLQHIFDEEFRLYVGGGPDDPAPHIGELERLGYVLVTRDGDPRPRALATRLKLTRQAVASGLEAVATFLAAGGFVGFLPAHYASELSQSYRLREVAGAGPVFYKTQFFLAYEKSRPLSSPGRLFANLLIAAHEGGFAGEAADMCSPALAPGRLSAPIAVA, from the coding sequence ATGAACATCAGGATGCACAAAGAGATTGCCAGTATAACCGAAGCTGATCTTCGGTTGATGCGGATATTTCGCGTCGTTGCTGAGTCAGGCGGCCTGACTGCTGCCGAAACCAAGCTCCATATGGAGCGTTCAACTATCAGCCGTCACATCAAGGCTCTGGAGGAACGTCTCGGCGGCCAGCTCTGCATGCGCGGGCCGGCGGGGTTCGAGCTGACCGAGCTCGGCCGCACGACCTTGCGCGCCTCGATCACCGCCTGCGACACGCTCGACCATGTCCGCGACGAGCTGAACCTCGCCCGCAGCGTCATGACGGGCGATCTGATGATTGGCCTCGCCGATAACTGCCTCAGCAATCCCCGTGCGCGCATCGTCTCGGCTGTCGCCGCCTTCCGGCTGCAGGCGCCCGGCGTCCGGCTGCATATGTCGATCCGCCCGCCGGCCCAGCTGCTCGAAGATCTCGCGACGCGCCATCTGCATCTCTGCGTTACGGGGATGCCGGGCGAGCACGGGAAATTCACCCTCCAGCACATCTTCGACGAGGAGTTCCGGCTCTATGTCGGTGGCGGGCCCGACGATCCGGCGCCGCATATCGGCGAGTTGGAGCGTCTCGGCTATGTCCTCGTCACGCGCGACGGCGACCCCCGGCCCCGAGCCCTGGCGACGCGGTTGAAATTGACCCGGCAGGCTGTGGCGTCGGGCCTAGAGGCGGTGGCGACCTTTCTCGCCGCCGGCGGTTTCGTTGGCTTTCTGCCGGCGCATTACGCTTCGGAGCTGTCGCAAAGCTACCGTCTGCGCGAGGTCGCGGGCGCCGGGCCGGTTTTCTACAAGACGCAGTTCTTCCTGGCCTATGAGAAAAGCCGGCCCTTGTCCTCGCCCGGCCGGCTCTTCGCCAATCTCCTCATCGCCGCGCATGAGGGCGGCTTTGCTGGCGAGGCGGCGGACATGTGCTCGCCGGCGCTCGCGCCTGGTCGGCTCAGCGCTCCAATCGCGGTGGCCTAG
- a CDS encoding agmatinase has translation MTLPLTVPPKPGHQTFLWSPLVTDLDTLDAHIAIIGMPYGNAYEPHAVSNDQTRAPDAVRSVTDRVCRSLERYDFDVGGPIYADRALKVVDIGNVPFDIHDHRSHFGRAEAAVRKVLKAGAMPITIGGDHGIPIPIFRALDGEGPVTLIQVDAHIDWREHVNGVHDGLSSPIRRASEMAHIDQIFQIGIRAQGSARSEEVAAARAYGANIIPAFEVHDAGIDAIIDRIPDGGRYYITIDADGLDPSVMPAVEGPAPGGLLFHQVRKLIHGLVRKGRVLGMDIVEITPSADVNNITSIVAGRLIVNLIGAAVRADYFDAPPL, from the coding sequence ATGACCCTGCCCCTGACTGTGCCGCCCAAGCCCGGGCACCAGACCTTCCTCTGGTCTCCCCTGGTCACGGACCTCGACACGCTGGACGCCCATATCGCCATCATCGGCATGCCCTATGGCAACGCCTATGAGCCGCATGCGGTCTCGAACGATCAGACCAGAGCGCCCGATGCCGTCCGGAGCGTGACCGACCGCGTCTGCCGCAGCCTGGAGCGCTATGATTTCGATGTCGGCGGCCCGATCTATGCCGACCGCGCCCTCAAGGTCGTCGATATCGGCAATGTGCCCTTCGACATCCATGATCACAGGAGCCATTTCGGGCGCGCCGAGGCCGCCGTGCGCAAGGTCCTGAAGGCCGGCGCCATGCCGATCACGATCGGCGGCGATCACGGCATCCCGATCCCGATCTTCCGCGCGCTCGACGGCGAAGGACCGGTGACGCTGATCCAGGTCGATGCCCATATCGACTGGCGCGAACATGTGAACGGCGTGCATGACGGGCTGTCGAGCCCGATCCGGCGCGCCTCCGAGATGGCGCATATCGACCAGATCTTCCAGATCGGCATCCGCGCCCAGGGCAGCGCCCGCAGCGAGGAGGTCGCGGCGGCGCGCGCCTATGGCGCCAACATCATCCCGGCCTTCGAGGTGCATGACGCCGGCATCGACGCGATCATCGACCGCATCCCCGATGGTGGCCGCTACTACATCACCATCGACGCCGACGGGCTCGACCCCTCCGTGATGCCGGCCGTGGAAGGCCCGGCGCCGGGCGGCCTGCTGTTCCATCAGGTCCGCAAGCTGATCCATGGCCTGGTCCGCAAGGGCCGCGTGCTCGGCATGGATATCGTCGAGATCACCCCCTCCGCCGATGTGAACAACATCACCAGCATCGTCGCCGGCCGCCTGATCGTGAACCTGATCGGGGCCGCCGTGCGGGCCGATTATTTCGACGCGCCTCCGCTCTGA
- a CDS encoding transporter substrate-binding domain-containing protein: MSHPSRRQFGIMAGGTALAGLLPPSLAFAETTLEKIKRLGTVTVGTEAAFPPFEFVKDGKIVGYGSDLLVEIVKELGVKVNQLDLPWQGILPGVLAGKFDFVATTVGINEERAKRYAYTMPIANGVPYAMMRKGDKMKVIEDLNGKVVATQLASSTEPTSRAMDAKLKAAGGAGFKELKLFTAFTESYVALASGEVDAVIQSLPSLAVLVKEKPDTFALLAPVTAGSPYTYLAWVTRPDDKELRDFINSVIRKMRDDGRLAALQEKWFGFKMDIPDSGYLPPGAV; the protein is encoded by the coding sequence ATGTCGCATCCGAGCCGCAGGCAATTCGGCATCATGGCGGGGGGCACGGCGCTCGCCGGGCTGCTGCCGCCCTCCCTCGCCTTCGCCGAGACGACGCTTGAAAAGATCAAGCGCCTGGGCACCGTCACTGTCGGCACCGAGGCCGCCTTCCCGCCCTTCGAATTCGTCAAGGACGGCAAGATCGTCGGCTATGGCAGCGATCTCCTCGTCGAGATCGTCAAGGAGCTCGGCGTCAAGGTCAATCAGCTCGACCTGCCCTGGCAGGGCATCCTGCCCGGCGTTCTCGCCGGCAAGTTCGACTTCGTCGCCACCACCGTCGGCATCAATGAGGAGCGGGCCAAGCGCTACGCCTACACGATGCCGATCGCCAATGGCGTGCCCTATGCGATGATGCGCAAGGGCGACAAGATGAAGGTCATCGAGGATCTGAACGGCAAGGTCGTCGCGACCCAGCTTGCCTCCTCGACGGAGCCGACCTCGCGCGCCATGGACGCCAAGCTCAAGGCCGCCGGCGGTGCGGGCTTCAAGGAATTGAAGCTCTTCACGGCCTTCACCGAAAGCTATGTCGCGCTCGCCAGCGGCGAGGTCGACGCCGTGATCCAGTCCCTTCCCAGTCTCGCCGTGCTGGTCAAGGAAAAGCCCGACACCTTCGCGCTGCTCGCGCCCGTCACCGCCGGCAGCCCCTATACCTATCTCGCCTGGGTGACGCGGCCCGACGACAAGGAGCTGCGCGACTTCATCAACAGCGTCATCCGCAAGATGCGCGACGATGGCCGCCTCGCCGCGCTGCAGGAGAAATGGTTCGGCTTCAAGATGGACATCCCCGATAGCGGCTATCTTCCGCCCGGCGCAGTCTGA
- a CDS encoding amino acid ABC transporter permease has translation MSFQFAYLLSVLPTLFAAALVNARLAAIIVVIAVLGGTALTILRSFKIAPVNAIIAFLISFIRGTPLLIQIFLFYYVLPAIGLDLSPEAAGIAAIALNSSMFITEMMRGGLQTIDPGQIEAATALSLPRRAIWQSVVLPQLFRRILPVLINEITIVVKGTALLSVITVVDVLRTAQQIASASYRPFETLAGAALIFLLMNLVVIAAGSLTEARLAVRRG, from the coding sequence TTGTCGTTTCAATTCGCTTATCTGCTCTCGGTCCTGCCCACGCTGTTTGCCGCCGCTCTCGTCAACGCCCGTCTCGCCGCGATCATCGTGGTGATCGCCGTCCTCGGCGGCACGGCATTGACCATCCTGCGCTCCTTCAAGATCGCCCCGGTCAACGCGATCATCGCGTTTCTGATCAGCTTCATCCGCGGCACGCCGCTGCTGATCCAGATCTTCCTGTTCTATTATGTCCTGCCCGCAATCGGCCTCGATCTGTCGCCCGAGGCCGCGGGTATCGCCGCGATCGCGCTGAACAGTTCGATGTTCATCACCGAGATGATGCGTGGCGGACTTCAGACCATCGATCCCGGGCAGATCGAGGCGGCAACCGCGCTCTCCTTGCCGCGACGGGCAATCTGGCAAAGCGTGGTGCTGCCGCAATTGTTCCGGCGCATCCTGCCCGTCCTGATCAACGAGATCACGATCGTGGTGAAGGGCACCGCCCTGCTTTCGGTCATCACCGTCGTCGATGTGCTGCGCACCGCCCAGCAGATCGCCAGCGCGAGCTACCGGCCGTTCGAAACGCTCGCCGGAGCGGCCCTGATCTTCCTCTTGATGAACCTCGTCGTGATCGCCGCCGGCTCGCTGACCGAAGCCCGGCTCGCCGTCAGGAGGGGGTGA
- a CDS encoding amino acid ABC transporter permease, whose amino-acid sequence MAFDPSILVQYWPLFAQGAWLTIQITAMAFVLGYTVGIVVALIAQIPNRLVRILVAAYVGVLRGIPFIIILFLVYYGLPFAGIRLPAFVTGTVALGLFASAYYAEIIRAAILALPRGQFESARVVGMSPLQAMRHVIAPQILRSLVPPSTNMTLTMIKESSVLSSITVAELTYQGLIVQGNTFAPFEVFAAVTLIYWAITMVVAWLAGLLEARVGQAQQETIIRNPLAAEFLSFDRRPVR is encoded by the coding sequence ATGGCGTTCGACCCCTCGATCCTCGTCCAGTACTGGCCGCTTTTCGCGCAGGGCGCCTGGCTGACGATCCAGATCACCGCCATGGCTTTCGTGCTCGGCTATACTGTGGGCATCGTCGTGGCGCTGATCGCGCAGATTCCCAACCGGCTGGTGCGCATCCTGGTTGCTGCCTATGTCGGGGTCCTGCGCGGCATCCCCTTCATCATCATCCTCTTCCTGGTCTATTACGGCCTGCCCTTTGCCGGCATCAGGCTGCCGGCCTTCGTCACCGGCACGGTCGCGCTCGGCCTCTTCGCCAGCGCCTATTATGCCGAGATCATCCGCGCCGCGATCCTTGCCTTGCCGCGCGGCCAGTTCGAATCGGCGCGCGTCGTCGGCATGTCGCCGCTCCAGGCGATGCGGCACGTCATCGCCCCGCAGATCCTGCGCAGCCTGGTGCCGCCTTCCACCAACATGACGCTGACGATGATCAAGGAATCCTCTGTGCTGAGCTCGATCACGGTGGCCGAGCTGACCTATCAGGGCCTGATCGTGCAGGGGAACACCTTCGCGCCCTTCGAAGTCTTCGCGGCGGTGACGCTGATCTACTGGGCCATCACCATGGTGGTGGCCTGGCTCGCCGGGCTGCTCGAGGCCCGCGTCGGCCAGGCGCAGCAGGAGACGATCATCCGCAACCCGCTCGCCGCGGAGTTCCTCTCCTTCGACAGGAGGCCCGTGCGATGA
- a CDS encoding amino acid ABC transporter ATP-binding protein, with protein sequence MNAPPVLGVSGLSKRFRGTTALDQVYLDIAKGEVVALIGPSGCGKSTLLRCLTWLEQPDDGFITIEGKPFGRETNGTVVRRHGGRQIDAMRPRIGMVFQQLNLWPHLSAIENVIRPQMVVLGRPREDATQRACALLASLSLADKAQHYPDALSGGQRQRVAIARALAMDPALMLFDEPTSALDPELVGEVLALLRELAGTGMTMLVVTHEIGFAAHVADRIAFMDKGRIIEDGPAAQVMNRPADPRVAAFLDLIGSGRAALETHPS encoded by the coding sequence ATGAACGCCCCTCCCGTCCTCGGTGTCTCCGGGCTCTCCAAACGCTTTCGCGGCACGACCGCGCTGGACCAGGTCTATCTCGACATCGCCAAGGGCGAGGTCGTCGCGCTGATCGGCCCGAGCGGCTGCGGCAAGAGCACCTTGCTGCGCTGCCTGACCTGGCTTGAGCAGCCCGATGACGGCTTCATCACCATCGAGGGCAAGCCGTTCGGGCGCGAGACCAACGGCACCGTCGTCCGGCGCCATGGCGGCCGGCAGATCGACGCCATGCGCCCGCGTATCGGCATGGTGTTCCAGCAGCTCAACCTCTGGCCGCATCTGAGCGCGATCGAGAACGTCATCCGGCCGCAAATGGTCGTGCTCGGCCGACCACGCGAGGACGCGACGCAGCGTGCCTGCGCTTTGCTCGCCAGCCTCAGCCTCGCCGACAAGGCGCAGCACTATCCCGATGCGCTGTCCGGCGGCCAGCGCCAGCGCGTCGCCATTGCACGCGCATTGGCGATGGACCCGGCCCTGATGCTGTTCGACGAGCCGACCTCGGCGCTCGATCCGGAGCTCGTCGGCGAGGTCCTCGCCCTGCTGCGCGAGCTCGCCGGCACCGGCATGACCATGCTGGTGGTGACGCATGAGATCGGCTTCGCCGCCCATGTCGCCGACCGCATCGCCTTCATGGACAAGGGCCGCATCATCGAGGACGGTCCCGCGGCGCAAGTCATGAACCGGCCAGCGGACCCGCGCGTCGCCGCCTTCCTCGACCTGATCGGCTCCGGACGAGCCGCGCTGGAGACACACCCATCATGA
- a CDS encoding arginase family protein encodes MSRIDRPYVGIPSFLRAPVVTDLDQLDAAIAIIGVPFDEGSPFLPGSRLGPRALREHSLRFTGGIYDPATRRDFLTEELAKGLIADLGDVDIAPTNVEQSFANITATVRKALDAGALPVVLGGDHSITYPIFRAYDRPVHVLHFDAHMDYADEANGLRYTNGHAFRHVAALDTALSLTQIGIRSLRSARKQHEDIEAGGNRVVPMHEVRALGPAGIAALLPEGAPVYVSIDVDALDMSLVPGCVSAEPDGMSYPDLRDTLKAVAERNEVVGFDFVEVNPPLDVGTGVTAYLGALVVIGFLGEICAQPRWRDRLKTR; translated from the coding sequence ATGAGCCGCATCGACAGGCCCTATGTCGGCATCCCCTCCTTCCTGCGCGCGCCGGTCGTCACCGACCTTGATCAGCTGGATGCCGCCATCGCCATCATCGGCGTGCCCTTCGACGAGGGTTCGCCCTTCCTGCCGGGCAGCCGGCTAGGCCCGCGCGCCCTACGCGAGCATTCGCTGCGCTTCACCGGCGGAATCTACGATCCGGCGACGCGGCGCGACTTCCTGACGGAGGAGCTGGCGAAGGGGCTGATCGCCGATCTCGGCGATGTCGATATCGCGCCCACCAATGTCGAGCAAAGCTTCGCCAACATCACCGCCACCGTCCGCAAGGCGCTGGACGCCGGCGCACTTCCCGTCGTGCTCGGCGGCGATCACTCGATCACCTACCCGATCTTCCGCGCCTATGACCGGCCCGTGCATGTCCTGCATTTCGACGCGCATATGGACTATGCCGACGAGGCCAACGGGTTGCGCTACACCAATGGCCATGCCTTCCGCCATGTCGCGGCGCTCGATACCGCGCTCAGCCTGACCCAGATCGGCATCCGCAGCCTGCGCAGCGCCCGCAAGCAGCATGAGGATATCGAGGCGGGCGGCAACCGGGTCGTGCCGATGCACGAAGTCCGCGCGCTCGGCCCCGCCGGCATCGCAGCGCTGCTGCCGGAAGGAGCGCCGGTCTATGTCAGCATCGATGTCGACGCGCTCGACATGTCGCTGGTGCCGGGCTGCGTCTCGGCCGAGCCGGACGGCATGAGCTATCCCGATCTGCGCGACACGCTGAAAGCGGTCGCCGAGCGCAACGAGGTCGTCGGTTTCGACTTCGTCGAGGTGAACCCGCCGCTCGATGTCGGGACCGGCGTCACCGCCTATCTCGGCGCGCTCGTCGTGATCGGCTTTCTCGGCGAGATCTGCGCCCAGCCGCGCTGGCGCGACCGCCTCAAAACCCGTTGA
- a CDS encoding urea carboxylase-associated family protein, translating to MSSAVTIPARRGKAAHVRQGQIVKVINTHGDQVVDTWAFNAQDLKEFMSMEHSRPHMLKTIPIVGDIMRSNKRRPILTLVEDTSGGIHDTLMAACDCHRYKFLGVEAYHDNCEDNLHAAMREIGLEAPETPSPLNLFMNIPVKPDRSLSFEAPVSTPGSYVALRAEMDLVIAFSACPQDILPINGVGHMPTEAHFTVE from the coding sequence ATGTCGAGTGCCGTCACCATTCCCGCCCGCCGGGGCAAAGCCGCCCATGTCAGGCAAGGCCAGATCGTCAAGGTCATCAACACCCATGGCGACCAGGTCGTCGACACCTGGGCCTTCAACGCCCAGGACCTGAAGGAATTCATGTCGATGGAACACAGCCGGCCGCATATGCTGAAGACGATCCCGATCGTCGGCGACATCATGCGCAGCAACAAGCGCCGCCCGATCCTGACGCTCGTCGAGGATACCTCCGGCGGGATCCACGACACCCTGATGGCCGCCTGCGACTGCCATCGCTACAAATTCCTCGGCGTCGAGGCGTATCACGACAATTGCGAGGACAATCTCCACGCCGCGATGCGCGAAATCGGGCTCGAAGCGCCGGAGACGCCGAGCCCGCTCAACCTTTTCATGAACATTCCGGTCAAGCCCGACCGCTCGCTCTCCTTCGAGGCGCCGGTCTCGACGCCCGGCAGCTACGTCGCGCTGCGCGCCGAGATGGACCTCGTCATCGCCTTCAGCGCCTGCCCGCAGGATATCCTGCCGATCAACGGCGTCGGCCATATGCCGACCGAAGCGCATTTCACGGTGGAATGA
- a CDS encoding urea carboxylase-associated family protein, translating to MSLLMTTIPAGHGKALRLKAGQTVRLINTHGTQVVDCWAWNTHDLDEHMSMEASRVWSQRLNPIIGDSFVSNYRNPILTLVEDTSPGIHDTFMAACDCHRYRRLGVEGYHRNCLDNMFEGLAEIGLTAPRPILASFNIFMNIAVQADGRSLKTAPTPGRAGDYISLRADMDCVVAFSACPQDIVPIQGGAANIPRDAHYGVIEDSFPAIPPSQPWVP from the coding sequence ATGTCCCTGCTTATGACGACCATTCCCGCCGGCCATGGCAAGGCGCTGCGGCTCAAGGCCGGCCAGACCGTGCGATTGATCAACACCCATGGCACCCAGGTCGTCGATTGCTGGGCCTGGAACACCCATGATCTCGACGAGCACATGTCGATGGAGGCAAGCCGCGTCTGGAGCCAGCGGCTCAACCCGATCATCGGCGACAGCTTCGTCAGCAACTACCGCAACCCGATCCTGACGCTGGTCGAGGATACCTCGCCCGGTATTCACGATACTTTCATGGCGGCCTGCGACTGCCATCGCTATCGCCGCCTCGGCGTCGAGGGCTATCACCGCAACTGCCTGGACAACATGTTCGAAGGCCTCGCGGAGATCGGCCTGACGGCGCCGAGGCCGATCCTGGCCTCGTTCAACATCTTCATGAACATCGCCGTGCAGGCCGATGGGCGCAGCCTCAAGACCGCACCGACACCGGGCCGGGCGGGCGATTACATCAGCTTGCGCGCCGATATGGACTGCGTGGTCGCCTTCTCCGCCTGTCCGCAGGACATCGTGCCGATCCAGGGCGGAGCGGCGAATATCCCGCGTGACGCGCATTACGGCGTGATCGAGGACAGCTTCCCGGCGATCCCGCCCTCGCAGCCCTGGGTTCCTTGA